In Thermodesulfobacteriota bacterium, a single genomic region encodes these proteins:
- a CDS encoding calcium/sodium antiporter, whose translation MTILLLIIGLVLLVAGAEALVRGASGIAFAMKVPHLIIGLTVVAYGTSTPELAVSVFSGLSGQPDIALGNVVGSNIFNVLLILGLSSMIVPLVVSSQLVRFDVPVMIAVSILTFVMGMDGKLGRLDGGILFTGAVAYTLILIRMGRKEGNLDSDDPGDQEKTKADTAAARWIINILLVLGGLGLLVAGSRLLINSSIVIARHLGVSELVIGLTLVAAGTSLPELATSVVAGIRGQRDIAVGNVVGSNIFNILAVLGLSSLISPTGVTISTTAMRFDIPFMIAVAVACLPIFFTGYIIARWEGLLFVLYYGAYTLYLFLAEANRSALNTFDQAMIYYIFPLTAVTLTVLAWRELKRP comes from the coding sequence ATGACGATTCTACTGCTGATCATCGGACTTGTTCTGCTGGTTGCGGGCGCGGAAGCGCTTGTCCGGGGGGCGTCCGGCATTGCCTTTGCCATGAAGGTCCCGCACCTGATTATCGGTCTTACGGTGGTGGCCTACGGAACCAGCACACCCGAGCTGGCCGTAAGCGTTTTTTCAGGCTTGAGCGGCCAGCCGGACATCGCGCTTGGCAATGTCGTGGGCAGTAACATTTTCAACGTGCTGCTCATCCTGGGGTTGTCCTCCATGATCGTGCCGCTGGTCGTTTCCAGTCAACTGGTCCGTTTTGACGTGCCTGTCATGATAGCCGTATCCATTCTTACGTTTGTCATGGGTATGGACGGAAAACTCGGGCGTCTGGACGGCGGGATTCTCTTTACCGGAGCGGTTGCCTACACGTTGATTCTGATCCGCATGGGCCGGAAGGAAGGCAACCTGGATTCGGATGACCCCGGTGACCAGGAAAAGACAAAGGCGGACACCGCTGCTGCCCGATGGATAATAAACATTCTGTTGGTCCTCGGCGGGCTTGGGCTTCTGGTTGCCGGCTCCCGTTTACTGATCAACAGTTCCATCGTCATTGCCCGGCATCTGGGCGTCAGCGAGCTGGTCATCGGGCTTACGCTTGTCGCCGCCGGGACATCACTGCCGGAACTGGCGACTTCCGTCGTGGCCGGAATCCGCGGACAGCGGGACATCGCCGTGGGCAATGTGGTCGGCAGCAATATCTTTAACATTCTGGCCGTTCTGGGGCTTTCCAGCCTGATTTCCCCGACCGGCGTCACGATTTCGACCACGGCCATGCGGTTCGACATCCCGTTCATGATCGCCGTGGCCGTGGCCTGCCTGCCTATTTTCTTCACGGGTTATATTATTGCCCGCTGGGAAGGGCTGCTGTTTGTGCTCTATTATGGGGCCTATACATTATATCTTTTTCTGGCCGAAGCGAACCGTTCCGCATTGAACACTTTTGATCAGGCCATGATCTATTATATTTTTCCGCTGACGGCCGTCACCCTGACTGTTCTGGCCTGGCGGGAGCTAAAACGCCCCTGA
- a CDS encoding acyl-CoA dehydrogenase family protein, which translates to MDFSMSPQQKMVKDEVARLVREIVLPRARENDRTGAIPDDALQKAWELGASVSMVPEEYGGYGAPDSPVESTIILEELAYGEMAFAMAATAPSLFLHPLAEMGTLEQKKKYLPLYCRDTFAACVMAINEPHYGFDPVDLKTEAVMKNGAYVLNGEKCFVPLAKKAGHLLVAAVLDGKSNLFIVSADNPGMAIGDRETNLGNYSLETYPVSLNSCEVPAEDRLGGDNGCDYARVLQKCRVAMSAMATGVARAAFDHARQYAVDRHQFGEPIAFRQSIAFMVAEMAYEVEAMRFLTWKAASRLEAGRDARREAYLARLYAGEKAMLIADYGVQIYGGHGYIREYPLERFYRDARGVSILEGMATV; encoded by the coding sequence ATGGATTTTTCAATGTCTCCCCAGCAGAAAATGGTCAAGGACGAAGTCGCCCGACTGGTCAGGGAAATTGTCCTTCCCCGGGCCCGGGAAAACGACCGGACCGGCGCCATCCCGGATGACGCCCTGCAGAAAGCCTGGGAGTTAGGTGCTTCAGTCTCCATGGTGCCCGAGGAGTATGGCGGATACGGCGCCCCGGATTCGCCGGTGGAGAGCACCATTATTCTGGAGGAACTGGCCTACGGCGAAATGGCCTTTGCCATGGCCGCAACGGCCCCGTCCCTCTTTCTTCATCCTCTGGCCGAAATGGGCACGTTGGAACAGAAGAAAAAATATCTTCCCCTCTACTGCCGGGACACCTTTGCCGCCTGCGTCATGGCGATCAATGAGCCCCATTACGGGTTTGATCCGGTGGATCTGAAGACCGAGGCGGTTATGAAGAACGGCGCCTATGTTTTAAACGGGGAAAAATGTTTTGTGCCCCTGGCGAAAAAAGCGGGTCACCTGCTGGTGGCCGCCGTCCTGGACGGAAAGAGCAACCTCTTTATCGTCAGCGCCGACAATCCGGGCATGGCGATCGGCGACAGGGAGACCAACCTGGGTAACTATTCCCTGGAAACGTATCCGGTCAGCCTGAACAGCTGCGAAGTTCCGGCTGAAGACCGCCTGGGCGGAGATAACGGCTGCGATTACGCCCGCGTTCTGCAGAAATGCCGGGTGGCCATGTCGGCCATGGCCACGGGCGTGGCCCGGGCCGCCTTTGACCATGCCCGGCAGTATGCCGTGGACCGGCACCAGTTCGGCGAACCCATCGCCTTTCGCCAATCCATCGCCTTCATGGTGGCGGAGATGGCCTACGAGGTGGAGGCCATGCGCTTTCTGACCTGGAAGGCGGCCTCGCGCCTGGAGGCCGGCCGGGACGCCCGCCGGGAAGCTTACCTGGCCAGGCTCTACGCCGGTGAGAAGGCCATGCTGATCGCGGACTACGGCGTGCAGATTTACGGCGGCCACGGCTACATCCGGGAATACCCCTTGGAACGGTTTTACCGGGACGCCCGGGGGGTGTCGATCCTGGAAGGCATGGCCACGGTCTAA
- a CDS encoding acyl-CoA dehydrogenase family protein, which produces MINLEFSESMTKMVNGVKMVAQNMLRPIARKYDQLEHEYPKELDVFRGAPLFSRSGKKKEGEKKPAAREGKTGPNLGQILSVEAMCWGDAGLLMSIPNAGVGNAALVAVGTEEQIRKFGGKWIAFANTEPEVGSDAGAITTTAEADGDEWVINGEKIFVTCAERCDAVVVWATLDKSAGKSGIKPFLVEKGTPGMKLEHLESKCGLRASDTGTFVFSDCRIPRENILGSAEIDRTTEGFKGVMKTFDMTRPMVASMANGLAAASLDLIRETMEKNGTVFDYDKAPNRVSAAEKEYYLMEANLEAMRLLTYKAAWMADNDQPNNLEASMAKAKSGRCAALIAQKCCDLLGPLGWTTRELAEKWMRDVKIMDIFEGTGQIQHLIVARNILKLSSKELK; this is translated from the coding sequence ATGATCAACCTGGAATTTTCGGAAAGCATGACCAAAATGGTTAACGGCGTCAAAATGGTGGCGCAGAACATGCTGCGTCCCATCGCCCGCAAATACGATCAGCTGGAGCACGAGTACCCGAAGGAACTGGATGTGTTCCGGGGGGCGCCGCTTTTTTCCCGGTCCGGGAAGAAAAAAGAAGGAGAGAAGAAACCCGCCGCCAGGGAAGGCAAAACCGGGCCCAACCTGGGCCAGATCCTCAGCGTGGAAGCCATGTGCTGGGGAGACGCCGGGCTGCTCATGTCCATTCCCAACGCCGGGGTGGGCAACGCCGCCCTGGTGGCGGTCGGCACGGAAGAACAGATCCGGAAATTCGGCGGCAAGTGGATCGCTTTTGCCAACACCGAGCCCGAGGTGGGATCCGATGCCGGCGCCATCACCACCACGGCGGAAGCAGACGGCGACGAGTGGGTCATCAACGGAGAAAAAATTTTCGTCACCTGTGCCGAGCGGTGCGACGCGGTGGTGGTCTGGGCTACACTGGATAAAAGCGCCGGCAAGTCCGGTATCAAACCGTTTCTGGTAGAAAAAGGCACGCCGGGCATGAAGCTGGAGCACCTGGAGAGCAAGTGCGGGCTGCGGGCCTCGGACACGGGCACCTTCGTTTTTTCCGACTGCCGCATCCCCAGAGAAAACATCCTCGGCAGCGCCGAAATCGACCGGACCACCGAAGGGTTCAAAGGTGTCATGAAAACCTTTGACATGACCCGGCCCATGGTGGCCTCCATGGCCAACGGCCTGGCCGCCGCCTCTCTCGATCTGATCCGGGAAACCATGGAGAAAAACGGGACGGTTTTCGATTACGATAAAGCCCCCAACCGGGTCAGCGCCGCGGAGAAAGAATACTACCTGATGGAGGCCAATCTGGAAGCCATGAGGCTGCTGACCTACAAGGCGGCCTGGATGGCGGACAACGACCAGCCCAACAACCTGGAGGCCTCCATGGCCAAGGCCAAATCCGGACGATGCGCCGCCCTGATTGCCCAGAAGTGTTGCGACCTGCTGGGTCCCCTGGGCTGGACCACCCGGGAACTGGCCGAAAAATGGATGCGGGACGTAAAAATAATGGACATCTTTGAGGGGACCGGCCAGATCCAACACCTGATCGTGGCCCGGAATATATTGAAGCTGTCGAGCAAAGAACTCAAGTAG